From a region of the Castanea sativa cultivar Marrone di Chiusa Pesio chromosome 10, ASM4071231v1 genome:
- the LOC142612079 gene encoding uncharacterized protein LOC142612079: MLWLVCGDFNEIVHPDEKLGWRDRDADQMKAFREVLSKCGLIDLGFVGQRFTWCKGRFGDQRTLIRLDRMVANEAWSLVSPEAKVHHVSMSSSDHCLLALFLNKDHQQRRGKKRFFFEAMWTREEECKEIIELAWDPYRDDSVLSIQERIERSSQRRRKNRIGGLMDEMGAWHEDQETTERIILEYFKSIYSSDQPARFDESLNAMELRVTPNMNEELQKEFKAEENTKEEIREFSKGTFGAQIIQHHEKYLGLPPPIGRAKKKAFNRIKDQIGRKIAGWKGKLLSNAGREVLIKAVAQATPTYTMNAFKLSDSLCSELNSMMGGFWWGQQGREKKVAWVSWKNLCKPKAEGGMGFRDLKDFNLALLTKQGWRLQQNPYSLAHRVLKAIYFPNSSFMEAQPGSKPSNIWRSIMAAKNIIKEGSRWVFGDGRSIEIWNASWLPSSASGKVITPKDAMGFGENVASLINHEKEEWRTMLVKHIFLPHEAETILSIPLSPLNPTDSLNTIRHGGVCKQSKIIAEEARGYREEVRSALPSKGQSPQLMIKHTHWTPLPQGWYKVNVDAAVFEEQGTCGIDVVIRNNHGQIMGAMSKKLEFPLRALEAEAKATEAGILLAWDLGLKNIIVERDAQLVIHALKGVTAPAIPILKIIEASRRYL; the protein is encoded by the exons ATGCTGTGGCTGGTGTgtggtgattttaatgaaattgtacATCCCGATGAGAAGTTGGGTTGGAGGGATAGAGATGCTGATCAAATGAAAGCCTTTAGAGAAGTGCTGAGCAAGTGTGGCCtaattgatttgggttttgtgggaCAAAGGTTTACCTGGTGTAAGGGCAGATTTGGCGACCAACGAACTTTAATCCGTTTGGACAGAATGGTTGCTAATGAAGCTTGGTCTTTGGTCTCTCCGGAAGCTAAGGTTCACCATGTATCAATGTCTTCCTCGGATCATTGCCTCTTAGCCCTGTTTTTGAATAAGGACCACCAACAAAGAAGAGGGAAGAAACGGTTCTTCTTTGAAGCAATGTGGACTCGAGAGGAAGAGTGCAAGGAGATTATTGAATTAGCATGGGACCCCTACAGGGATGATTCGGTTCTGTCAATACAAGAAAGAATAGAAAGAT CTAGCCAAAGACGACGGAAGAATAGAATTGGGGGTTTGATGGATGAGATGGGCGCTTGGCATGAAGATCAGGAGACAACAGAGAGGATAATCCTGGAGTATTTTAAGTCCATTTACAGCTCTGACCAACCGGCCAGGTTTGATGAAAGTCTAAATGCCATGGAATTGAGGGTGACACCTAATATGAATGAAGAGCTCCAAAAGGAATTTAAGGCAGAGGAG AacacaaaagaagaaattaggGAGTTCTCAAAAGGAACCTTTGGAGCCCAAATCATACAACACCATGAAAAGTATTTGGGTTTACCCCCACCGATTGGAAGAGCAAAAAAGAAAGCTTTTAACCGCATAAAGGACCAAATTGGGAGGAAGATAGCGGGTTGGAAAGGGAAGCTCTTGTCTAATGCTGGAAGGGAAGTGTTAATCAAAGCTGTGGCACAGGCCACTCCAACATACACCATGAATGCTTTCAAGCTCTCGGACTCACTGTGCTCAGAACTTAACTCGATGATGGGAGGTTTTTGGTGGGGTCAACAGGGGAGGGAAAAGAAGGTAGCATGGGTATCTTGGAAAAACTTGTGTAAACCAAAGGCTGAGGGCGGCATGGGATTCAGGGAcctaaaagattttaatttagcCCTCCTCACCAAGCAAGGATGGAGGCTACAACAGAATCCCTACTCACTGGCTCATAGAGTGTTAAAGGCTATATACTTCCCGAACTCATCATTCATGGAAGCCCAACCGGGTAGTAAACCATCAAACATATGGAGGAGCATCATGGCagcaaaaaatattatcaaggAGGGGTCTCGGTGGGTTTTTGGTGATGGAAGAAGTATTGAGATATGGAATGCGAGCTGGCTGCCATCCTCTGCTTCAGGCAAGGTAATAACTCCAAAAGATGCTATGGGGTTCGGTGAAAACGTAGCATCTCTCATCAACCACGAGAAAGAGGAGTGGCGAACCATGCTGGTCAAGCATATTTTCCTTCCCCATGAAGCGGAAACTATTCTGAGCATCCCCCTCAGTCCCTTGAACCCGACGGACTCCTTG AATACAATTAGGCATGGGGGAGTTTGCAAACAAAGCAAAATTATCGCGGAAGAAGCAAGGGGGTATCGGGAGGAAGTCCGCTCTGCCCTGCCGTCCAAAGGTCAGTCTCCTCAGCTTATGATCAAGCACACACATTGGACCCCTCTGCCACAGGGCTGGTATAAAGTGAATGTGGATGCTGCCGTCTTTGAAGAACAAGGTACATGTGGAATTGATGTGGTCATCAGGAATAACCACGGGCAGATAATGGGGGCAATGAGCAAAAAGCTGGAGTTTCCGTTGCGGGCATTAGAAGCAGAAGCCAAAGCTACTGAAGCTGGAATTCTTCTTGCGTGGGACCTGGGCTTGAAGAATATCATTGTGGAAAGAGACGCCCAACTGGTGATACATGCTTTAAAGGGAGTTACTGCACCTGCCATTCCAATCCTAAAAATAATTGAAGCTTCCAGGAGATACTTGTAG
- the LOC142612654 gene encoding uncharacterized protein LOC142612654, which yields MQIPEAMEESSPTPKIGKDDVIAKLKDDGDFDNLRLKIIRKLKDNEELRNEIISIVQQSAALNRAGAENMKPRQISDAIYDEVGNKVMSQISDGLWQIIRSGDGMKSEITETVQSVYNKLVNPKGKEGGESTHDMMPIQMKAENNGSGAASACEVDDMFSDSEPKEPPGFSLLNNHQNNDLEEKHKQKLQPPMPQERELVEQQEEDTPHSQDALEPEDVDLHAPPGFSADMEQQKLPYDGSDEDPDVPPGFG from the exons atgCAGATTCCAGAAGCAATGGAGGAGAGCAGTCCCACTCCCAAAATTGGCAAAGACGACGTCATTGCCAAACTCAAAGACGATGGCGACTTCGACAATCTCCGCCTCAAGATCATTCGCAAGCTCAAGGACAAC GAGGAGTTGCGCAATGAGATAATATCAATAGTGCAGCAGTCAGCAGCGCTTAATCGTGCAGGTGCTGAAAATATGAAACCAAGACAAATTTCTGATGCAATATATGATGAGGTTGG GAATAAAGTAATGAGCCAGATCTCTGATGGCTTGTGGCAAATAATTAGATCAGGTGACGGCATGAAAAGTGAAATTACAGAAACTGTACAATCTGTTTATAATAAGTTAGTGAACCCAAAAGGGAAAGAAGGGGGTGAATCCACCCATGACATGATGCCAATTCAAATGAAAGCTGAAAATAATGGTTCTGGTGCTGCCTCAGCTTGTGAAGTAGATGATATGTTTTCTGATAGTGAGCCAAAAGAACCCCCagggttttctctcttaaataaCCATCAAAATAACGACCTTGAGGAGAAACACAAACAAAAGCTTCAGCCACCAATGCCTCAAGAAAGAGAACTTGTGGAACAACAGGAGGAAGATACTCCCCACTCACAGGATGCGTTGGAGCCAGAAGATGTTGATCTCCATGCGCCGCCTGGCTTTTCTGCAGACATGGAGCAGCAGAAGCTGCCATATGATGGTAGTGATGAGGACCCTGATGTACCTCCTGGTTTTGGTTGA